Proteins from a genomic interval of Centroberyx gerrardi isolate f3 chromosome 23, fCenGer3.hap1.cur.20231027, whole genome shotgun sequence:
- the mfap3l gene encoding microfibrillar-associated protein 3-like, whose amino-acid sequence MTNSLPPRVTHRQSQKMHRAGGYAFRILVSLIAVHTAGALSVDTDGNHTGNGTVTDGGFVPAAFTKVSQIIAREGNCALIDCNVTGDPFPNVQWFNSHGDRLDTEASDKWWLLENGVLNITSIEFADRGKYTCMASNVHGSSNCTVTLRVVFTNGDMGVYYMVVCLVTFTIIMALNVTRLCMMSSHLKKTEKAINEFFRTEGAEKLQKAFEIAKRIPIITSAKTLELAKVTQFKTMEFARYIEELARSIPLPPLIMNCRTFMEEILEVVGVEEMRHTFVRQAPEGHRDTGGRVASIAAGDVFTILQERERERERGRERERSESPAADSDNSSLHEQPQHIAIQVSVHPPLAAGGYCSIEAPPPPETTPSSPPPLAPLHLEEEPESVENVEQAEAEAEPEPAATDKSPPCQVFYESHV is encoded by the exons ATGACAAACTCTCTTCCCCCTCGGGTGACACACCGACAGTCGCAGAAAATGCATCGGGCCGGCGGATACGCTTTTCGGATCCTTGTGTCCCTTATCGCCGTTCACACCGCCGGGGCCTTATCGGTGGATACGGATGGAAACCACACGGGGAACGGCACCGTGACAGATGGCGGATTTGTCCCCGCTGCGTTCACAAAAGTGAGCCAGATAATTGCCCGGGAGGGGAACTGTGCGCTGATTGATTGCAATGTCACCGGAGACCCGTTCCCCAATGTACAGTGGTTCAACTCCCATGGAGACCGCCTGGACACCGAGGCGAGCG ataAGTGGTGGCTGCTGGAGAACGGCGTCCTCAACATCACCAGCATCGAGTTCGCCGACCGCGGCAAGTACACCTGCATGGCGTCCAACGTGCACGGCAGCTCCAACTGCACGGTGACGCTGCGCGTGGTCTTCACCAACGGCGACATGGGCGTCTACTACATGGTGGTCTGCCTGGTCACCTTCACCATCATCATGGCCCTCAACGTCACGCGCCTCTGCATGATGAGCAGCCACCTGAAGAAGACGGAGAAAGCCATCAACGAGTTCTTCCGCACCGAGGGCGCCGAGAAGCTGCAGAAGGCCTTCGAGATCGCCAAGCGCATCCCCATCATCACCTCGGCCAAGACGCTGGAGCTGGCCAAGGTGACGCAGTTCAAGACCATGGAGTTCGCGCGGTACATCGAGGAGCTGGCCCGCAGCATCCCGCTGCCGCCGCTCATCATGAACTGCCGCACCTTCATGGAGGAGATCCtggaggtggtgggggtggaggagatGAGGCACACCTTCGTCCGACAGGCGCCGGAGGGCCACCGCGACACGGGGGGCAGGGTCGCCTCGATCGCGGCGGGGGACGTCTTCACCATCCTgcaggagagggagcgagagagagagagagggagggagagggagcgcaGCGAATCCCCCGCCGCCGACTCAGACAACTCCTCGCTTCACGAGCAGCCGCAGCACATCGCCATCCAGGTGTCGGTCCACCCCCCGCTGGCCGCCGGAGGGTACTGCAGCATAGAGGCCCCGCCCCCGCCAGAAACcacgccctcctcccccccgccgCTGGCCCCCCTTCacctggaggaggagcctgAGAGTGTCGAGAATGTCGAacaggcggaggcggaggcggagccAGAGCCGGCGGCGACCGATAAGAGTCCTCCGTGCCAGGTCTTTTATGAGAGCCATGTGTAA
- the aadat gene encoding kynurenine/alpha-aminoadipate aminotransferase, mitochondrial: MNYSRFLTAVSAARKPSPIRILTELQQRSPPSLISLAGGAPNPNTFPFQSASIKVKNGETITFDETTMKRALQYSASNGIPELLTWMKNLQKNLHSPPTAGCSPENGQMDMCVTTGSQEGLCKVFEMLVNPGDNVLLDAPTYSGTLAALQPLGCNLINVPSDQHGMIPAALKDVLSRWDPSEVHKPGSTAPRILYTIPNGGNPTGASMTTQRKKEVYELARQYDMLIVEDDPYYFLQFEKPWAPTFLSMDVDGRIIRTDSFSKILSSGLRMGFVTGPKPLVDRVVLHIQASTMHTSTFTQLMVSQLLHSWGQDGFLRHIDGVIEFYRKQRDAMISSADKWLKDVAEWHAPSAGMFLWIKLKGIADTQQLIMEKALEKEVLLVPGGVFMINSSDPCPYVRAAFSLSTPEQIDEAFRRLSSLIKEAL, from the exons ATGAATTACTCTCGGTTTCTGACAGCTGTCAGTGCAGCTAGAAAGCCCTCTCCCATCAGGATCCTGA CCGAGCTGCAGCagcgctctcctccctccctgatCTCTCTGGCCGGAGGAGCCCCCAACCCCAACACCTTCCCCTTCCAGTCGGCATCCATCAAGGTGAAGAACGGGGAAACGATCACCTTCGATGAAACCACCATGAAGAGGGCCCTGCAGTACTCTGCCTCCaacgg AATCCCTGAGCTGCTGACGTGGATGAAGAACCTGCAGAAGAACCTCCACAGCCCGCCGACCGCTGGCTGCAGCCCCGAGAACGGCCAGATGGACATGTGTGTGACCACCGGCAGCCAGGAGGGGCTCTGCAAG GTGTTCGAGATGCTGGTGAACCCCGGAGACAACGTTCTGCTAGACGCGCCCACATATTCAGGAACACTTGCAGCG CTCCAGCCACTCGGCTGTAACCTGATCAACGTCCCCAGCGACCAGCACGGCATGATACCCGCCGCTCTGAAGGACGTTTTGTCTCGGTGGGATCCCTCGGAAGTCCACAAGCCCGGCAGCACCGCTCCCAGGATCCTCTACACCATCCCCAACGGGGGAAACCCCACCGGCGCCTCCATGACGAcgcagaggaagaaggaagtcTATGAG CTGGCCAGGCAGTACGACATGCTCATCGTCGAGGATGACCCGTACTATTTCCTGCAGTTTGAAAAG CCGTGGGCGCCCACGTTTCTGTCCATGGATGTTGACGGCAGGATCATCAGGACCGACTCCTTCTCCAAGATCCTGTCttcagg GCTGAGGATGGGTTTTGTGACCGGTCCCAAGCCGCTGGTGGACCGGGTGGTGCTGCACATCCAGGCCTCTACCATGCACACCAGCACCTTCACACAG CTCATGGTCTCCCAGCTGCTGCATAGCTGGGGCCAAGACGGCTTCCTCCGCCACATCGATGG GGTGATCGAGTTTTACAGGAAGCAACGCGATGCCATGATCTCCTCCGCAGACAAGTGGCTCAAAG atgtagcAGAGTGGCACGCCCCGTCTGCAGGCATGTTCCTGTGGATCAAACTAAAGGGCATCGCAGATACCCAGCAGCTCATTATGGAGAAAGCACTGGAGAAAGAG gtgctgcTGGTTCCTGGAGGTGTGTTCATGATCAACAGTAGTGACCCCTGTCCCTATGTCAGAgcagccttttctctctccacaccagAGCAGATTGATgag GCTTTCAGAAGACTCTCTTCACTCATCAAGGAGGCTTTGTGA
- the ino80b gene encoding INO80 complex subunit B — MGKRKDMIHPRFLGDGGSGLHSIHKRKHKKHKKHKRKHHRDDGGHGFPEALQPEPVMVARPPPQLRLKIKLGGQTLGTKSVPTFTVHPGVACPPSPLMIIDDDDDDDDDDDEDDDEEPSVPLEQYRAWLDEDSNLATSPLPDMDSDSMLGGPVDEEERWLDALEKGELDDNGELKKEIDESLLTARQKALLHKQQSQPLLELPMGYKEKEMTAEMMQKREERARKRRLQAAKKAEESKNQTIERLTKTSKAKIKSMKEKKSKQAQCPMVRYSDSAQGLAISFPAGAQAPAPALPHPPPPAPVSCGVSGCTNLKRYCCSKTGVPLCSLECYKRNLLLVESAA; from the exons ATGGGGAAAAGGAAAGACATGATCCACCCCAGGTTTCTCG GTGACGGAGGCTCCGGACTGCACAGCATCCACAAGAGGAAACACAAGAAACACAAGAAGCACAAGAGGAAGCACCACCGGGACGATGGGGGCCACGGCTTCCCGGAGGCCCTGCAGCCGGAGCCCGTCATGGTGGCCCGGCCGCCTCCACAGCTCAGACTCAAGATCAAACTGGGAGGACAGACACTGGGGACCAAGAG TGTGCCCACCTTCACCGTGCATCCCGGTGTGGCCTGTCCTCCTTCACCACTCATGATCATtgatgatgacgacgatgatgatgatgacgatgatgaggaCGATGATGAGGAGCCCTCTGTGCCTCTGGAGCAGTACCGGGCCTGGCTGG ATGAAGACAGCAACCTGGCCACGTCTCCTCTGCCGGACATGGACTCGGACTCCATGCTGGGCGGACCTGTGGATGAAGAGGAGCGGTGGCTGGACGCTCTGGAAAAAGGAGAGCTGGACGACAACGGAGAGCTGAAGAAAGAGATCGACGAGTCTCTGCTCACAGCCAgacag aaAGCGCTCCTGCACAAGCAGCAGAGCCAGCCGCTCCTGGAGCTCCCCATGGGCTACAAGGAGAAGGAGATGACCGCCGAGATGATGCAGAAGAGGGAGGAGCGCGCCCGCAAGAGGCGCCTGCAGGCCGCCAAGAAGGCCGAGGAGAGCAAGAACCAGACCATCGAGCGGCTCACCAAGACCAGCAAGGCCAAGATCAAAAGCATGAAGGAGAAGAAGTCCAAGCAGGCCCAGTGTCCCATGGTGCGGTACAGCGACTCCGCCCAGGGCCTGGCCATCTCCTTCCCCGCGGGCGCCCAGGCTCCGGCCCCCGCCCTGCCCCATCCTCCGCCCCCCGCCCCCGTGAGCTGCGGGGTGAGCGGCTGCACCAACCTCAagaggtactgctgctccaagACCGGGGTTCCCCTCTGCAGCCTGGAGTGCTACAAGAGGAACCTGCTGCTGGTGGAAAGTGCTGCTTGA